In the genome of Flexistipes sinusarabici DSM 4947, one region contains:
- the fabF gene encoding beta-ketoacyl-ACP synthase II gives MQRRVVITGAGLVTPVGIGIEENWKNITSGKSGIGEITHFDTSDFPVKIAGEVKNFNPEDFVDKKDCRKFDRFIVLSLAAAELAVQTSGLDVNRIDSERAGTIIGSGIGGFKTIEDTHEIFRTKGPKRISPFFIPSAIINMASGMTSIKYGLKGPNSSVVTACATGAHAIGDAYQIIKRSDADIMFAGGSESAITPLAVGGFSNMKALSRRNDNPTAASRPFDRERDGFVMGEGSGVIILEELEHALSRGANILAEVVGYGLTSDAYHITAPDESGDGARRCILMALKNAGISPEDIDYINAHGTATPYNDVIETRAIKNAFGEHAKKLLISSTKSMTGHLLGAAGSVEAIYSALALKNGVLPPTANLENPDEKCDLEYIPQKAVNKDIKYALSNSLGFGGTNATLILKKY, from the coding sequence GTGCAAAGAAGAGTAGTCATTACCGGAGCAGGCCTTGTAACGCCTGTTGGTATTGGAATAGAAGAAAACTGGAAAAATATAACTTCAGGCAAAAGTGGTATCGGCGAAATCACACATTTTGATACTTCCGATTTTCCCGTTAAAATAGCAGGTGAGGTAAAAAATTTTAATCCTGAAGATTTTGTTGACAAAAAAGACTGCAGAAAATTCGACAGATTTATAGTATTATCTTTGGCTGCTGCAGAACTGGCTGTTCAAACTTCCGGCTTAGATGTTAACCGTATTGACAGTGAACGTGCGGGAACAATTATCGGCTCCGGCATCGGCGGATTTAAAACTATTGAAGATACCCATGAAATTTTCAGAACAAAGGGACCTAAAAGAATCTCGCCTTTTTTTATACCTTCGGCAATTATAAATATGGCAAGCGGTATGACCTCAATAAAATATGGTCTGAAAGGCCCTAACAGCAGTGTTGTGACTGCATGCGCCACAGGTGCTCACGCCATTGGGGATGCCTATCAGATAATTAAGCGTAGCGATGCGGATATTATGTTTGCAGGCGGCTCTGAAAGTGCCATTACCCCACTTGCAGTGGGTGGATTTTCCAATATGAAGGCACTGTCCAGGAGAAATGACAACCCGACTGCGGCAAGCAGACCTTTTGACAGAGAAAGAGACGGTTTTGTAATGGGCGAAGGCTCGGGTGTTATTATATTGGAGGAACTTGAACACGCTTTAAGCAGAGGTGCAAATATTTTGGCTGAAGTTGTCGGTTATGGACTGACCAGCGATGCCTATCACATAACAGCTCCGGATGAGAGTGGTGACGGAGCAAGGCGCTGTATATTAATGGCTCTGAAAAACGCAGGAATATCTCCGGAAGATATAGACTATATAAATGCTCACGGCACTGCCACCCCCTATAACGATGTAATCGAAACCAGAGCTATAAAAAATGCTTTCGGAGAACATGCAAAAAAGCTTCTAATCAGCTCCACCAAATCAATGACCGGCCACCTTTTGGGCGCTGCGGGGAGTGTCGAGGCTATCTATTCAGCTTTGGCCTTGAAAAACGGTGTACTTCCTCCCACTGCAAATCTGGAAAATCCGGATGAAAAATGCGACCTTGAATATATCCCCCAAAAGGCCGTGAATAAAGACATAAAGTATGCACTATCAAATTCACTTGGTTTCGGCGGAACCAATGCTACACTTATTCTCAAAAAATATTAA
- the acpP gene encoding acyl carrier protein, with product MADVDAKVKEIIAEQLNIDEEEVKPEASFIDDLGADSLDTVELIMAFEEEFDLEIPDEEAEKIKTVQDAVEHIKKHVQ from the coding sequence ATGGCTGATGTAGATGCAAAAGTAAAAGAGATTATTGCGGAACAGTTGAACATTGATGAAGAAGAGGTTAAACCGGAAGCTTCATTTATTGACGACCTCGGAGCTGATTCACTGGACACAGTGGAACTTATTATGGCATTTGAAGAGGAATTCGATTTAGAAATACCTGATGAAGAAGCAGAAAAAATCAAAACTGTTCAGGATGCTGTAGAGCATATCAAAAAACATGTACAGTAA